In a single window of the Panthera leo isolate Ple1 chromosome A1, P.leo_Ple1_pat1.1, whole genome shotgun sequence genome:
- the LOC122200455 gene encoding mitochondrial ornithine transporter 1-like, translating into MKSNPAIQATIDLTAGAIGGTACVLTGQPFDTVKVKMQTFPGLYKSFTDCCLKTYSQVGFRGFYKGTGPALIAYVAENSVLFMCYGFCQQLVKKVVGLDKQEKLSELQTATAGSFASVFAALALCPTELVKCRLQTMYEMEMSGKITKSQNTVWSVVKSILRKDGFLGFYHGLSSTLLQEVPGYFFFFGGYELSRSFFASGRSKDELGPVPLMLSGGIAGICLWLVIYPVDCIKSRIQVLSMSGKQAGFMGTLVSIVENEGIAALYSGMKATMIRAFPANGSLFLAYEYSRRMMMSQFEAY; encoded by the coding sequence ATGAAGTCCAATCCTGCCATCCAAGCCACCATCGACCTCACAGCGGGCGCCATAGGGGGCACAGCATGTGTCCTGACTGGGCAGCCTTTCGACACAGTGAAAGTGAAGATGCAGACGTTCCCCGGCCTGTACAAGAGCTTCACCGACTGCTGCCTGAAGACGTACTCCCAAGTGGGTTTCCGCGGCTTCTACAAGGGGACTGGCCCAGCGCTGATTGCCTACGTCGCCGAGAACTCTGTCCTCTTCATGTGCTATGGCTTCTGCCAACAGCTTGTGAAGAAAGTAGTTGGATTGGACAAACAGGAGAAGCTGAGTGAACTGCAGACCGCAACTGCGGGGTCCTTCGCCTCCGTGTTTGCTGCGCTGGCCCTGTGCCCCACTGAGCTTGTGAAGTGCCGGCTACAGACCATGTACGAAATGGAAATGTCagggaaaataacaaaaagcCAGAACACAGTCTGGTCCGTCGTGAAGAGTATCCTTAGAAAGGATGGCTTCTTGGGCTTCTACCACGGACTTTCGAGCACTCTACTTCAAGAAGTACCgggctatttcttcttctttggtgGCTATGAACTGAGTCGATCATTTTTTGCCTCAGGGAGATCAAAAGACGAACTAGGCCCTGTCCCTTTGATGCTAAGTGGTGGAATTGCTGGAATTTGCCTTTGGCTTGTCATATACCCAGTGGATTGTATCAAATCCAGAATTCAGGTTCTTTCCATGTCTGGAAAACAGGCTGGATTTATGGGAACTCTTGTAAGTATTGTGGAAAATGAAGGAATAGCAGCCTTATATTCTGGAATGAAAGCTACTATGATTCGAGCATTCCCTGCCAATGGATCACTATTTTTAGCTTATGAATATAGCAGGAGGATGATGATGAGCCAGTTTGAAGCATATTGA
- the TAF7 gene encoding transcription initiation factor TFIID subunit 7, translated as MSKSKDDAPHELESQFILRLPPEYASTVRRAVQSGHVNLKDRLTIELHPDGRHGIVRVDRVPLASKLVDLPCVMESLKTIDKKTFYKTADICQMLVSTVDGDLYPPVEEPVATTDPKASKKKDKDKEKKFIWNHGITLPLKNVRKRRFRKTAKKKYIESPDVEKEVKRLLSTDAEAVSTRWEIIAEDETKETENQGLDISSPGMSGHRQGHDSLEHDELREIFNDLSSSSEDEDETQHQDEEDINIIDTEEDLERQLQDKLNESDEQHQENEGTNQLVMGIQKQIDNMKGKLQETQDRAKRQEDLIMKVENLALKNRFQAVLDELKQKEDREKEQLSSLQEELESLLEK; from the coding sequence ATGAGTAAGAGCAAAGATGATGCTCCTCACGAACTAGAGAGCCAGTTTATATTACGGCTACCTCCAGAATATGCCTCTACTGTGAGGCGGGCAGTACAGTCTGGTCATGTCAACCTGAAGGACAGACTGACAATTGAGTTACACCCTGATGGACGTCATGGAATCGTCAGAGTGGACCGGGTCCCATTGGCCTCAAAATTGGTAGATCTTCCGTGTGTTATGGAAAGTCTGAAAACCATTGATAAGAAAACTTTTTACAAGACAGCTGATATATGTCAGATGCTTGTCTCCACAGTCGATGGTGATCTCTATCCTCCTGTGGAAGAGCCAGTTGCTACTACTGATCccaaagcaagcaagaaaaaggataaggacaaagagaaaaagtttATATGGAACCATGGAATTACTCTGCCTCTTAAAAATGTCAGAAAGAGAAGGTTCCGGAAGACAGCAAAGAAGAAGTATATTGAATCTccagatgtggagaaagaagtgaAGCGGTTGCTGAGTACAGATGCTGAAGCTGTGAGTACTCGTTGGGAAATAATTGCTGAagatgaaacaaaagaaacagaaaatcagggCCTTGATATTTCTTCTCCAGGAATGTCTGGTCACAGGCAGGGCCATGACTCATTAGAACACGATGAGCTTCGGGAGATATTCAATGACCTCAGCAGCAGCAGTGAAGATGAAGATGAGACCCAGCATCAAGATGAAGAAGATATAAACATCATTGACACTGAGGAAGATTTGGAAAGACAGCTACAGGACAAGTTGAATGAATCAGATGAACAGCACCAAGAAAATGAGGGAACCAATCAGCTGGTCATGGGAATTCAGAAACAGATTGATAATATGAAAGGCAAACTCCAAGAGACCCAGGATAGGGCAAAACGACAGGAGGATCTCATTATGAAAGTCGAAAACCTGGCTCTCAAGAACAGATTTCAGGCTGTGCTGGATGAACTCAAACAAAAGGAAGACCGAGAAAAGGAGCAGCTCAGCTCTTTGCAAGAAGAGCTAGAATCACTCCTAGAGAAGTGA